CATACCTTTGGCGCCAAAACCAAAGTGGTTGAAAACGAATTTGCCGAGTAATTTTTCAGATGTGAAGATGTGTGGAATGTGGGAATGTGAAAATATTCTTTAACAGGAAGCAGGTAGCGATAGCCAACTAATTCATTTTCACATTTCCCACATTCCGCACATTTCCACCTTTAAAAGATGAATTTCCCCAAATCCGACGACCTCTACGCCCGGGCGCAGAAAATCATGACCCCGGTTACCCAGACCCTTGCCAAGGGGCCGGGCCAATACACCAAGGGGGCTAGTCCCAAGTACGTGAAGCGCGGCAAGGGCTCGCACGTGTGGGATGTGGACGGTAACGAATATATTGACTACCAGATGGGTATTGGTCCGCTCAGCCTGGGCTATGCTTATCCGCGGGTCGATGAAGCCATTAAGGCGCAGCTGGAGGATGGTATTACCTTCTCGATGATGCACGAGCTGGAAGTAGAGGTGGCGGAGCTGATTCACGAGATTATCCCGAATGCCGAAAGCATCCGCATCTCCAAAACCGGGGCCGACGTGTGCTCGGCGGCGGTGCGCGTGAGCCGGGCCTTCACCGGCCGCAAGGACGTGCTGTGCTGCGGCTACCACGGCTGGCACGACTGGTACATCGGTACCACAAGCCGCGACAAGGGCATTCCTCAGGAAAGCAAGGACCTGGTGAGCGCGTTTGAGTACAACAACCTCGACTCGTTCAAGGAGCTGCTGACCCCGGACGTGGCCTGCGTTATCCTGGAGCCGTTTATCTTCGACGCGCCCAAAGACAACTTCCTGCACGAAGTAGCCCGCCTCTGCAAGGAGAACGGCACGCTGCTGATTTTCGACGAGATGTGGACCGGCTTTCGCATCGCCATCGGCGGCGCGCAGGAGTATTTCGGCATCACGCCCGACCTCGCAGTTTACTCCAAGGCCTGCGCCAACGGCATGCCCATCGCGCTGCTGACGGGCCCCAAAGACGTTATGCAGCTGTTTGAGCAGGACGTATTTTTCTTCACCACCTTCGGCGGCGAAGCCCTGAGCCTGGCGGCTACCATTGCTACCATCAGCGAGATGCGCGAGAAAAACGTGCCCGCGTTCCTGGCCAGCCAGGGCAATAAGCTGAAGGAAGGCTACAACAAAATTGCCGCCGACCTCGGCCTGAGCCAATACACCAAGTGCTACGGCTACGACTGCCGTAGTATCGTCACCTTCGATGCCAGCGCCGGCAACCCGCTGGAAGTGAAAGCCTTCGTGCAGCAGGAGCTTTTCAAGCAGGGCATTCTGTGGGGCGGCTTCCACAACATGAGCTTCTCGCACACCGACGAAGACGTGGCCAAGACGCTGGCGGCCTACGAAGCCGTGCTGCCCCTGCTGAAGGACGCCATCGAAAAAGGCGACGTAGCCAGCCGCCTCGAAGGTGAGCCGGTAGAGGCCGTATTCCGCAAGGTGACCAATGCCGCGCCGGTGAAGGCGAAGTAGGCTTTTGCTGCCCGTTAACGCAGGTGCCTCACCCCTAGCCCCTATCCGACAAGGAGATGGGCTAAGGGTGAGGCACCACGTAAAAACGACAACCATATGAATTTCTTCGACTTAACCAATAAAACGGCCATCGTAACGGGCGCGTGCGGCCTTATTGGCCAGAAGCACTGCGAAGCCCTGGCCCTGGCCGGCGCCAACGTGGTCGTGGCCGACCTGCACCTCGACAAAGCCCGCGAAGTAGCCGCCGGTCTGCCCGGCGGGATTCACTTGCCGCTGGCCGTAGACGTAACCTCGCCCGAGTCGCTGGCCGCCGCCCGCGACGCCATTATCGAGCGCTTCGGCCACCTCGATATTCTGGTGAATAATGCCGCCATCAACGACATGTTTGAGAACCCGGCCCTGGCTGCCGACCTCAGCAAGTTTGAGAATTTTCCACTCGCTACGTTTCGGCAGGTGCTGGACGTGAACGTGACCGGTATTTTCCTCGCCGCGCAGGTATTCGGCACGCCGATGGCCGAGCAAGGCAGCGGCTCTATCATCAACGTGGCCAGTACTTATGGTATCGTGGGCCCCGACCAGAGCATCTACCGCAACGAAGCCGGCGAGCAAACCTTTTATAAATCACCATCTTATCCCATGACCAAGGGCGCGGTGGTGAATTTTACCCGCTACCTGGCCGCCTATTGGGGCGCCAAGGGCGTGCGCGTGAATACGCTCTCGCCGGGCGGCGTCGAAAACAGCCAGGATGCCTTCTTCGTGAAGCAGTACAGCGCCAAAACCCCCCTAGGCCGCATGGCCCTGCCCACCGACTACCAGGGCGCGGTGGTATTCCTCGCGTCCGATGCCTCGGCCTACATGACCGGCGCCAACCTGGTGGTAGATGGCGGCTGGACCGCCATTTAGGTGTTAATTTCGGCTATTATTTCACCAGAATTTTATATGAAGCACGCTGACCTGGCTGCCAAAGCCCGCCGCATCAAGCTGCTACTTACTGATTGCGACGGCGTGCTGACCGATGGAGGCGTGTATTACGGCGAAAGTGGTGAAGTATTAAAAAGATTTAATATTCGCGATGGAATGGGTGTGGAGCGCCTGCGGGCCGTGGGCGTCGAAACGGGTATCGTGACCGGCGAGCGCTCACCTTCGGTGCAGAAGCGGGCCGATAAGCTGAAAATCAGTGAGTTGCACCTCGGCATCAAGGACAAGGCTACTTTGCTGGGTGAGATTCTGGCCCGCCTTGGCCTCACGGCCGAGCAGGTGGCTTTCCTGGGTGATGATACCAACGACGTGGAAATTCTGGGCCTGGTGGGTCTGGCGGCCTGCCCCGGCGATGCCACGGTTTTTGCCCGTAGCGCCGCCGACTACCGCTGCCAGGCGCACGGCGGGCACGGCGCTTTCCGCGAGCTGGCCGAGCTGATTATCAGCTGCCAGACCGGCGGGCAGCCTGCCACCCACGACGAACATTCTGAATAATTTTGACCGGTGGGCGCGCCGACTATTTCTTCCACTCATTTTCTCTTCATTCTACCCAATGAGTATCGTTCAAATCAAGAAAAACCGCGCTATCGGCCCCGGCCAGCCGTGCTACATCATTGCCGAAATCGGCATCAACCACAACGGCTCGCTCGATATTGCCAAGCAGCT
The sequence above is drawn from the Hymenobacter baengnokdamensis genome and encodes:
- a CDS encoding aminotransferase class III-fold pyridoxal phosphate-dependent enzyme, producing the protein MNFPKSDDLYARAQKIMTPVTQTLAKGPGQYTKGASPKYVKRGKGSHVWDVDGNEYIDYQMGIGPLSLGYAYPRVDEAIKAQLEDGITFSMMHELEVEVAELIHEIIPNAESIRISKTGADVCSAAVRVSRAFTGRKDVLCCGYHGWHDWYIGTTSRDKGIPQESKDLVSAFEYNNLDSFKELLTPDVACVILEPFIFDAPKDNFLHEVARLCKENGTLLIFDEMWTGFRIAIGGAQEYFGITPDLAVYSKACANGMPIALLTGPKDVMQLFEQDVFFFTTFGGEALSLAATIATISEMREKNVPAFLASQGNKLKEGYNKIAADLGLSQYTKCYGYDCRSIVTFDASAGNPLEVKAFVQQELFKQGILWGGFHNMSFSHTDEDVAKTLAAYEAVLPLLKDAIEKGDVASRLEGEPVEAVFRKVTNAAPVKAK
- a CDS encoding SDR family oxidoreductase, yielding MNFFDLTNKTAIVTGACGLIGQKHCEALALAGANVVVADLHLDKAREVAAGLPGGIHLPLAVDVTSPESLAAARDAIIERFGHLDILVNNAAINDMFENPALAADLSKFENFPLATFRQVLDVNVTGIFLAAQVFGTPMAEQGSGSIINVASTYGIVGPDQSIYRNEAGEQTFYKSPSYPMTKGAVVNFTRYLAAYWGAKGVRVNTLSPGGVENSQDAFFVKQYSAKTPLGRMALPTDYQGAVVFLASDASAYMTGANLVVDGGWTAI
- a CDS encoding KdsC family phosphatase: MKHADLAAKARRIKLLLTDCDGVLTDGGVYYGESGEVLKRFNIRDGMGVERLRAVGVETGIVTGERSPSVQKRADKLKISELHLGIKDKATLLGEILARLGLTAEQVAFLGDDTNDVEILGLVGLAACPGDATVFARSAADYRCQAHGGHGAFRELAELIISCQTGGQPATHDEHSE